The Chryseobacterium nakagawai genome has a segment encoding these proteins:
- a CDS encoding bacteriocin-like protein has protein sequence MKNLKKITRDSMKSIKGAGPTYCRVGYIYRCDSIYECNPDMDIWDCVCGCVPVTKPV, from the coding sequence ATGAAAAACCTTAAGAAAATCACAAGAGACAGTATGAAATCAATCAAGGGTGCAGGTCCAACTTATTGCAGAGTGGGATATATCTACAGATGTGATTCTATTTATGAATGTAATCCGGATATGGATATTTGGGATTGTGTTTGCGGATGTGTTCCTGTCACTAAACCAGTGTAA